A single Eremothecium sinecaudum strain ATCC 58844 chromosome VIII, complete sequence DNA region contains:
- the ASF2 gene encoding Asf2p (Syntenic homolog of Ashbya gossypii AGR189W; Syntenic homolog of Saccharomyces cerevisiae YDR227W (SIR4); Tandem gene duplication in Ashbya gossypii): MGRRKSYLSIKGFKEASPNGTRSPYNGNLPVKQPKVLHRLLSIDENDRLELLRKLKKRSNDQLFSKVSLLREKAPSKIRASSKMVDCLSDGSRFSDIKDQHSSLLATSTVSGCHNSGLKSVLQKSAINGQVEISAGSHGKVTSLETGKLRLGRSADGAMEHSRLRKFTSSFRQRENIKGKLTDDSHCDVSTGRYMPYSRSKEQDRDIVPCLQITEAPKVQEGLYQGILNSAIPRDSTFMNSTGLTSDTETLDKSNDRSSYNALNNIQSHAALPDLRTDKGGSAFRSISKQQPVGSIHRIYSSYRSIQASTKYDSKHSRSLENGAEREADSYVNSSPSYGSIDSIPASTPKAEVEDKVHRFCYKSKRSNEGIAALRIACSGEPNDVQDRLSNGCFEQFSSQVHDPCKETNAFTSDSFSYPYDIKSASFGVAKGHVMATNIRDGNLKPIIPHPMRPGTVYKGPITPSTSQDSPLDDKTDGITNGDVKVFNNSEKCCPMSPLDDSQQADNSIVSAEDSTNLEIVKCNTMPRFSDQRQNPRSSFNNNEVCRKQQHNSMATTDVALPSPASDKSIQSLNLYTKLEDTEPQISTKNNISDYHSDNDIPLKDFSMRSRTRHKRRVSLNFAMKEPEKYISKATKSWTFLSKNRLVRLLGESLVPHTPFASDSSVSCSNNICQGSNFGQFDIRSYQKLPPRLLYLDLYVSKRKNSDHSQFAGIRSGRFKKGHSSSSDTYGEQRRLSFEPENDILQPSTDPETISQDPPEIVKLQSQITTLANDVMNYEVQLASLHGQLVAKQNKIDQLKTLQLKLLEELDRSSKTAESIRKTLEAQVAAAAADKAASVEHYKGQVHACHEEIDALKIELDEMRNSPNVLKATLLEELSNLYQKLEERITELGTLTESVNIKIDKSKELQSRLNSSIEDHPKFIELRDNYLTMKGKLESELQYSKMHHWNLRREIIPKEKKLSEQRALLLKYQQLCSRQNKAVLSLQSEMITMKGKTEELQTKYKDQIAQTEVWKENTMKYKVHNEKLANEKKELVETVAALTAKVNQLIANKKLDRLP; encoded by the coding sequence ATGGGTCGGCGAAAATCTTATTTATCTATTAAAGGCTTTAAAGAAGCAAGTCCAAATGGCACCCGCAGCCCTTATAATGGAAATCTACCGGTGAAGCAACCGAAAGTACTGCATAGATTGCTATCAATTGATGAGAATGATAGATTAGAACTGTTAAGAAAGCTTAAAAAAAGATCTAATGATCAGCTATTCTCTAAGGTATCGTTACTTAGGGAAAAAGCGCCTTCTAAGATTAGAGCTAGCTCAAAAATGGTAGACTGTTTGTCAGATGGATCTAGATTTAGTGATATAAAGGACCAACACTCATCTCTGTTGGCAACTTCAACGGTTTCTGGCTGTCACAATTCAGGTTTGAAATCAGTTTTGCAAAAGTCCGCGATAAATGGTCAAGTTGAAATATCTGCTGGTAGTCATGGCAAGGTGACGAGTTTGGAGACAGGTAAACTTAGACTTGGTAGATCGGCAGATGGTGCCATGGAACATTCGAGGCTGCGAAAATTTACTTCAAGTTTTAGACAGAGAGAGAATATTAAAGGTAAATTGACCGATGATAGTCATTGTGATGTCAGTACAGGGCGATACATGCCTTATTCTAGATCTAAAGAGCAGGATAGGGATATAGTTCCTTGTTTGCAAATCACTGAGGCTCCTAAGGTCCAGGAAGGTCTCTATCAGGGTATTTTGAATAGTGCCATACCAAGGGACAGTACGTTTATGAATTCAACTGGTTTGACGTCTGATACTGAAACACTAGATAAGAGCAACGATCGCTCATCATATAATGCATTAAACAACATTCAAAGTCATGCAGCACTTCCTGACCTTCGGACCGATAAGGGTGGATCTGCTTTCAGGTCAATTTCTAAGCAGCAGCCTGTCGGGAGTATTCACAGGATCTACTCCAGCTATAGATCGATACAAGCCAGTACTAAGTATGATTCTAAACATAGTCGCAGTCTTGAAAATGGAGCAGAAAGAGAAGCTGATTCATATGTAAACTCATCGCCTTCATATGGCAGTATCGATAGCATTCCAGCTAGTACTCCCAAGGCAGAAGTTGAAGATAAAGTCCATAGATTCTGCTACAAATCGAAGCGCAGTAATGAAGGCATAGCTGCTTTGCGAATAGCTTGCTCTGGTGAACCCAATGATGTTCAGGATAGGCTTAGCAATGGCTGTTTTGAGCAATTCAGCTCCCAGGTTCATGATCCATGTAAAGAAACCAATGCATTCACGAGCGATAGTTTTTCCTACCCATACGATATAAAATCAGCTTCCTTTGGGGTAGCAAAAGGACATGTTATGGCTACGAATATCCGTGACGGTAATCTGAAGCCTATAATACCGCATCCGATGCGGCCAGGGACGGTTTACAAGGGTCCAATAACCCCATCAACTTCACAAGACTCTCCCTTGGATGATAAAACTGATGGAATAACTAATGGTGATGTTAAAGTATTTAATAACTCGGAGAAGTGTTGTCCAATGAGTCCATTAGACGATAGCCAGCAGGCTGATAACTCTATAGTCTCTGCTGAAGATTCAACAAATTTGGAAATCGTTAAATGTAACACTATGCCAAGATTTAGTGATCAAAGGCAAAATCCCCGCTCTAGTTTTAATAACAATGAAGTTTGCAGAAAGCAACAGCATAATTCCATGGCTACCACCGATGTTGCTTTGCCTTCCCCCGCTAGTGATAAAAGTATTCAGAGTTTGAATCTGTATACAAAACTCGAGGATACAGAACCTCAGATATCAACAAAGAATAATATATCCGATTATCATTCTGACAATGATATCCCTCTCAAGGATTTCTCCATGAGAAGTCGTACTAGACACAAGCGCAGAGTTAGTTTGAATTTTGCAATGAAGGAGCCAGAAAAGTACATAAGTAAGGCGACAAAATCGTGGACATTTCTCTCAAAGAATCGGCTGGTCCGTTTACTAGGTGAGAGTTTAGTACCTCATACACCATTTGCTTCAGATTCTAGTGTGAGCTGCTCAAATAATATTTGTCAGGGTTCTAATTTTGGACAATTTGATATCCGCTCCTATCAGAAATTGCCGCCAAGATTGCTATACCTGGATCTTTATGTATCCAAGAGAAAAAATAGTGACCATTCGCAATTTGCAGGCATACGAAGTGGAAGATTTAAGAAAGGACATTCGAGCTCATCTGACACATATGGTGAGCAACGAAGATTAAGTTTTGAACCAGAGAACGATATTTTGCAACCGTCAACAGATCCTGAAACTATTAGCCAGGATCCTCCTGAGATCGTGAAGCTACAGTCTCAGATTACGACATTGGCAAACGATGTCATGAATTATGAAGTTCAACTTGCATCATTGCATGGCCAACTGGTTGCCAAGCAGAACAAGATCGACCAACTAAAAACTTTACAACTCAAGTTATTGGAGGAGTTGGATAGATCAAGTAAAACAGCAGAGAGCATACGGAAAACATTGGAAGCCCAGGTGGCAGCTGCAGCTGCAGATAAGGCTGCATCAGTTGAACATTACAAAGGTCAAGTTCATGCTTGTCATGAGGAAATTGATGCCTTAAAAATCGAGCTTGATGAAATGAGAAATAGTCCCAATGTATTAAAGGCGACACTGCTTGAGGAATTATCAAACTTATATCAAAAACTGGAGGAAAGGATAACAGAGCTTGGTACCTTGACTGAGAGTGTAAATATCAAGATTGACAAGTCAAAAGAATTGCAGTCGCGCttaaattcatcaataGAAGATCACCCAAAATTTATTGAATTGAGGGATAATTATCTGACTATGAAAGGTAAACTGGAATCCGAACTGCAATACTCAAAAATGCACCACTGGAACCTGAGGAGAGAGATAATTCCTAAAGAGAAAAAGCTTAGCGAGCAGAGGGCCCTGCTGCTTAAATATCAGCAACTATGTTCAAGACAGAACAAAGCTGTACTCTCATTACAGAGTGAAATGATTACTATGAAGGGCAAAACTGAGGAGCTGCAAACGAAATACAAGGACCAGATTGCTCAGACCGAGGTTTGGAAGGAAAATACGATGAAGTATAAAGTCCATAACGAGAAACTGGCAAATGAAAAAAAGGAGCTAGTTGAAACAGTTGCAGCATTAACTGCGAAAGTAAATCAGCTCATTGCGAATAAAAAACTAGATAGGCTGCCATAG